A genome region from Cyprinus carpio isolate SPL01 chromosome B23, ASM1834038v1, whole genome shotgun sequence includes the following:
- the nlrp12l gene encoding LOW QUALITY PROTEIN: NACHT, LRR and PYD domains-containing protein 12 (The sequence of the model RefSeq protein was modified relative to this genomic sequence to represent the inferred CDS: substituted 1 base at 1 genomic stop codon) has protein sequence MNLPDLSTPRTASENQHSHASLKSANSMLDPIDLKRVPLFSVQRFGKQRKLNDVSNKSQASMTEPIFFNFEDFATEQQSHKNNIPELTVHSNSAMKCQQEYKSRLKAKFQCIHNDMSKQSHPTFLNDIFTELYITEGESENVNKEHEVRQIETALRRKTTVDIPVKCNDIFKQSSEENRPIKCVLTKGVAGIGKTVSVQKFILDWVEGSANQDIKFVYPLPFRELNLMKGKHFSLIELLQHFKMETGSADNHENQKVLFIFDGLDECRFPLDFQNNGKLSNPTLPASIDVLLTNLISNHLLPDALIWITSRPAAASQIPLEYIDLVTEVRGFNDPQKEEYLNKRISDKHLSGRIITHLKSSRSLYIMCHIPVFCWLSVTVLERMFNTAEDEEIPKTLTQMYTHFLLIQTHAKNMRYTKEHNPGMEDEERILKLGKLAFQQLKNGNLIFYEEDLMACGIDVKEAVVYSGVCSQIFREESALTENKVYCFIHLSIQEFLAALYVYYMFKVHHSNVIDHEEHQELTETTLFELHKSAIDEALKSENGHLDLFLRFLLGLSLESNQSLLQGLLSQSGSRDCQSIVETVDYIKKMIEEMSVPEKSINLFYCLNELNDLSLVKEVQRFLNSGHFSKLSPAQWSALVFVLLTSEEKLDVFDLKKYIRSDEGLTRLLPVVKASETALLDNCGLTLRCCRTLASTVGSSSSNVRVLDLCNNSIGDKGLELLTAGLENTQCNLEELRLSYCRITTRGCSILKTGLLPNLPNLRVLDLSENSLREAGIKILANYVKHQHCKLEILRLKDCRVTTQGSIAIASALLSNPSHLRELDLHWNNPGDDGVEKLSAVKKHTLXKKEKLRKDIYIVTRIMLSYGLLTEKSCQSLASALRSSFSTLKALDLSGNAIYDEAVKMLSNGLGSPHCKIEILRLALCEITGVGVDDLASALVSNPTHLRELDLRQNHIKDFGVSRLAEVVKISNCRLEMLCLGDSGVTKDGCAVLAAALNSNLSYLRELDLSSNELTDAGMRLLSPVLRNHSNIMKLDLSQCGLTMACCDSLAAALEEKSSSLRELNLGVNNLQDLGIEILCAGLENPHCQLDTLGLSNCGVTGEGCTILASALRSKHSLLRELDLSENNLTDSAVRPLSVLLDDPDCKLEKLILY, from the exons ATGAATCTGCCAGATTTAAGCACTCCACG GACAGCATCAGAAAATCAGCACAGCCATGCTTCTTTAAAAAGTGCTAATTCTATGCTGGATCCAATTGATTTGAAAAGAGTACCTCTTTTTTCAGTACAAAG gtttGGTAAGCAGAGAAAGCTGAATGATGTGTCAAACAAAAGCCAGGCATCAATGACtgaaccaattttttttaattttgaagacTTTGCCACTGAGCAACA GTCTCACAAGAACAATATTCCTGAATTAACCGTCCATTCTAATTCAGCCATGAAGTGCCAGCAAGAATATAAATCAAGACTAAAAGCCAAATTTCAGTGCATTCACAATGACATGTCCAAACAATCACATCCCACGTTCCTGAACGACATCTTCACAGAGCTTTACATCACTGAAGGGGAAAGTGAGAATGTCAACAAAGAACacgaggtgagacagattgagacagCGTTGAGGAGAAAAACCACAGTGGACATTCCAGtcaaatgcaatgacatttttaaacaatcGTCTGAAGAAAACAGACCCATCAAATGTGTGCTTACTAAGGGTGTTGCAGGCATTGGGAAAACAGTTTCAGTGCAGAAATTCATACTGGATTGGGTTGAGGGCAGCGCTAATCAGGATATCAAGTTTGTGTATCCACTTCCATTCCGAGAGCTGAACCTGATGAAAGGGAAACATTTCAGCTTGATTGAGCTTCTCCAACACTTCAAAATGGAAACAGGCTCTGCAGATAATCACGAAAACCAAAAAGTTCTCTTTATCTTTGACGGTCTGGATGAATGCCGCTTTCCTTTGGATTTCCAGAATAACGGAAAGTTGAGTAACCCAACTCTGCCAGCTTCTATTGACGTTTTGCTAACCAATCTCATCAGTAACCATCTGCTTCCTGATGCCCTCATTTGGATAACATCTCGACCAGCAGCAGCCAGTCAGATCCCTCTTGAGTATATCGACCTGGTGACTGAAGTTCGAGGGTTTAATGACCCACAAAAGGAGGAATACCTCAACAAGAGAATCAGTGATAAACACCTCTCTGGTCGTATCATCACACACTTAAAGTCATCAAGAAGTCTGTACATCATGTGTCATATACCAGTCTTCTGTTGGCTCTCCGTTACGGTACTAGAGAGAATGTTCAACACAGCAGAAGATGAAGAAATCCCCAAAACTCTtactcaaatgtacacacacttccttcTCATCCAAACCCATGCGAAAAACATGAGATACACCAAAGAGCACAACCCAGGCATGGAGGATGAAGAAAGGATTTTAAAGCTAGGTAAGCTAGCCTTCCAACAACTGAAAAATGGCAATCTGATATTCTATGAGGAAGACCTGATGGCCTGTGGGATTGATGTGAAGGAGGCAGTGGTGTACTCAGGAGTTTGCTcacagatcttcagagaggagtctGCATTAACTGAGAACAAAGTCTACTGCTTCATCCACCTGAGCATTCAGGAGTTTTTGGCAGCCCTGTATGTGTATTACATGTTTAAGGTCCACCACAGCAACGTCATTGATCATGAAGAACATCAAGAGCTTACCGAGACCACCTTGTTTGAATTGCATAAGAGTGCCATTGACGAGGCTCTAAAGAGTGAgaatggacatctggatcttttTCTCCGCTTCCTTCTGGGACTTTCCTTGGAGTCCAATCAGAGCCTTTTACAAGGCTTGCTTTCTCAGTCTGGTAGCAGAGACTGTCAGAGCATTGTGGAAACCGTTGACTATATCAAGAAAATGATAGAGGAGATGTCCGTGCCAGAAAAGTCCATAAATCTCTTCTACTGTCTCAATGAACTCAATGATCTCTCTTTGGTCAAGGAGGTCCAGCGGTTCCTGAACTCAGGGCATTTTTCTAAACTGTCCCCTGCACAGTGGTCTGCTTTGGTTTTTGTGTTACTGACATCAGAAGAGAAGCTGGATGTGTTTGACCTGAAGAAGTATATCAGATCGGATGAAGGCCTCACCAGATTGTTGCCAGTGGTCAAAGCTTCAGAAACTGCGCT ACTGGATAATTGTGGACTTACTTTGAGATGCTGTAGAACTCTTGCCTCCACTGTTGGCTCTAGCTCTTCTAATGTACGAGTGCTAGATCTGTGCAATAACTCCATTGGAGACAAAGGCCTGGAGCTTCTGACAGCCGGACTGGAAAACACACAGTGTAATTTAGAGGAACTGAG GCTCTCATACTGCAGAATCACCACACGTGGCTGCTCTATTCTTAAAACAGGACTGCTTCCAAACCTTCCAAACCTTAGGGTGCTGGACCTGAGTGAAAACAGTCTGAGAGAAGCAGGAATTAAGATCTTAGCCAATTACGTGAAGCATCAGCACTGTAAACTTGAGATACTGAG ACTTAAGGACTGCAGAGTTACAACTCAGGGCAGCATTGCAATAGCCTCAGCTCTGCTGTCCAACCCGTCACACTTAAGAGAGCTCGATCTGCACTGGAATAACCCAGGAGATGATGGAGTGGAGAAGCTTTCAGCTGTTAAAAAgcatacactataaaaaaaagaaaaactacgcaaagacatttacattgttacaagaaTCAT GCTAAGTTACGGTTTGCTCACTGAGAAATCCTGTCAGTCTTTGGCTTCGGCTCTGAGGTCCAGCTTCTCTACTCTGAAAGCTTTAGATCTGAGTGGCAATGCAATCTATGATGAAGCAGTGAAAATGCTCTCGAATGGACTTGGAAGCCCTCACTGTAAAATAGAGATTTTGAG GTTGGCATTGTGTGAGATCACAGGGGTGGGTGTTGATGATTTGGCCTCAGCTCTTGTTTCTAACCCAACTcatctgagagagctggacctgagacAGAACCACATAAAAGATTTCGGTGTATCAAGACTTGCTGAAGTGGTGAAGATTTCCAACTGTAGGCTGGAGATGTTATG TTTAGGAGACAGTGGGGTCACAAAGGACGGTTGTGCTGTCCTCGCTGCCGCTCTAAACTCAAACCTGTCGtatctgagagagctggacctgagcaGTAATGAGCTCACAGACGCAGGGATGAGGCTCCTTTCTCCTGTCCTGAGGAATCACAGCAACATTATGAAATTAGA TTTGAGTCAATGTGGTTTAACCATGGCCTGCTGTGATTCACTGGCTGCAGCTCTTGAAGAAAAATCCTCAAGTCTTAGAGAGCTGAATTTAGGAGTAAATAATCTTCAAGATCTGGGAATTGAAATCCTCTGTGCTGGACTGGAAAATCCACATTGTCAGCTGGACACTTTAGG GCTGTCTAACTGTGGGGTCACAGGGGAAGGTTGCACAATTTTAGCCTCTGCACTGAGATCTAAGCACTCACTTTtaagagagctggacctgagtgaAAACAATCTTACAGATTCAGCCGTGAGGCCACTATCAGTCTTGCTAGATGATCCAGACTGTAAACTAGAGAAACTTAT CTTGTATTAA
- the LOC109056331 gene encoding armadillo repeat-containing protein 1-like, translated as MSTKMMDTLSVVTQLRDLASEPQNREAIVQDRGCLPGLVLFLDHKDPKVLFATLQTLRYLAESPRNFNTMKNELGMMVSLERLIERTGMTTDITDLAKEVYGVLSSQTQRPACQTPEQQKRRNKPQFFINSSNKKAKSVTLHIQGLDGADQRGVCEEALLRVKGVISFTFQMALKRCTVRIRADLSTESLASAIAATKVLSAKQVLKNENGEEVLIPLSTSCSKVEENSHLPDYLPEDESPERELDRAVSRTGAKQDTGGSWLNTAASFLTKTFYW; from the exons atgtCCACAAAAATGATGGACACGTTATCAGTAGTCACACAGCTGCGGGACCTGGCATCAGAACCACAGAATCGGGAGGCGATTGTTCAGGACCGGGGTTGCCTTCCAGGACTAGTGCTGTTTCTCGACCACAAAGACCCTAAAGTGCTCTTTGCCACCCTCCAG ACATTGCGGTACCTGGCTGAATCACCCCGCAACTTCAACACCATGAAAAATGAGCTCGGCATGATGGTGAGCCTGGAGAGACTGATAGAGAG GACTGGTATGACGACTGATATTACAGACCTTGCAAAAGAGGTGTATGGTGTGTTGAGTTCTCAAACACAGAGACCGGCTTGTCAGACTCCAGAGCAACAGAAGAGGAGGAACAAACCCCAGTTCTTCATCAACAGCTCCAACAAGAAAGCAAAATCAGTTACCCTCCATATACAAGGCTTAGATGGGGCA GAtcagagaggtgtgtgtgaggAGGCCCTTTTGAGAGTCAAAGGAGTAATCAGCTTCACCTTCCAGATGGCTCTGAAGAGATGCACGGTACGCATCCGTGCCGACCTGTCCACTGAG AGTCTGGCCTCTGCTATTGCTGCCACAAAAGTGCTTTCAGCTAAGCAGgtcttgaaaaatgaaaatggagaaGAG GTTCTCATTCCACTCAGCACCTCTTGCTCAAAGGTAGAAGAGAATTCCCACCTGCCTGATTACCTGCCAGAGGATGAGAGTCCGGAGAGAGAGCTGGACCGCGCTGTGTCCCGTACTGGTGCCAAACAAGACACCGGTGGCAGCTGGCTGAACACAGCAGCCAGTTTCCTCACTAAAACCTTCTACTGGTAA